In Eublepharis macularius isolate TG4126 chromosome 4, MPM_Emac_v1.0, whole genome shotgun sequence, the following are encoded in one genomic region:
- the IL17B gene encoding interleukin-17B, which yields MEWAPKLLVFCALCLSFALDATAETKEQSKSAKGKKRGPTKVKIQRLRAQESSPDPVLRVNPGASTDYTLVEDYEQSIHEMVKQLKNISEPQDSKCQVNLRLWMSNKRSLSPWAYRINHDATRIPVDIPEALCLCAGCINPFTMQEDRSLVSIPIYSKIPVRRLLCDPSKTRRKKKKCHKEYKMVMETVAVGCTCIF from the exons ATGGAGTGGGCTCCGAAACTG CTGGTTTTCTGTGCACTATGCCTTTCCTTTGCATTAGATGCCACCGCTGAAACCAAAGAGCAAAGCAAAAGCGCAAAAGGCAAAAAGAGAGGACCCACTAAGGTCAAGATCCAGCGTCTGAGGGCTCAGGAATCCTCACCAGATCCCGTGCTGCGGGTGAATCCAGGGGCTTCAACAGACTATACCTTAGTGGAGGATTATGAGCAGAGCATCCATGAGATGGTTAAGCAGCTGAAGAACATCTCTGAGCCCCAGGACAGCAAGTGTCAGGTCAACCTGAGACTCTGGATGTCCAACAAGAGGAGTTTGTCTCCTTGGGCCTACAG GATAAACCACGATGCCACACGAATCCCAGTCGACATCCCAGAGGCACTCTGCCTCTGTGCAGGATGCATTAATCCTTTCACCATGCAGGAAGACCGCTCCCTGGTCAGTATTCCTATCTACAGCAAAATCCCAGTGCGCCGTCTGCTCTGTGATCCAAGCAAAACTCGTAGGAAGAAGAAAAAGTGTCACAAAGAGTACAAAATGGTCATGGAGACTGTTGCTGTAGGTTGCACTTGCATCTTCTGA